The following is a genomic window from Canis lupus baileyi chromosome 18, mCanLup2.hap1, whole genome shotgun sequence.
AGCTAAGATGGGGTGATAGGGGTAAGGTGTTTTAGTCAGAAGGTGGGAGCAAAGTTATACCAATAAGCAATTTTAGTACAGCTTAGATCAGATGCTAGAAAGAGCACCATCACCGCCAAGCACCTCAAGAAGGTACCTGGAATTCCTCTGCCACATAGGTTAGTCTGTAGAATTGGGAAGCTTAAATCCTTTCCCAATTATCTAGTCAAGCTTAACCAGAGCATCTGAAAGAATAATGAACAACTAGAGGGTCTTACATTTCTGGAAAGTAGAAAGATCAAGTAAAGTCAACATCTCCCCTGCCACTAAAACAGTGAAGCTGAATGTCAAAAGTATAAAGAAAGCTTTTGGATATCTTCTTTTCGTGTGTTTTTGGCATTTTGGTCTGTAAGCAATCAAGATGGAAAGAGACCCTATCCCAAAGAGGAAGATTTGTAGGAACCAGAATAGTTGAGGCCTAGTATTCGTTATGCCTTTTCACTTGCACAAAACCATGGCTACAAGGACTCTCCCATGTTGATCAGCCAGACAAGCCAACACCCATTGTGCAGGAGGGTGTGATGATGATGGTACACCAAGTCCTCAGTGAAGAGTCCCAGAGGCCCAAAGCTCTGATAAGGGATAGTACTCTGTGGTCAGAAGACAACCCACAAAATAGCCCAGTGCCAGGACAATGACCAGTGACAATGACCAGCAAATATTTGGCTGGACGGAAGTAAGTGGAAGCAGCCCTGCCGGCCTCAGacttcatcaccaccatcttGAAAGATCTACATACTGAGTCTTGGGATGGGGAGCTGTCTCTGTCCCCACCCTTGACCCCATACAGAGAAAACCTGGGTAACCTGTGTCTTAGGACCGCAGGCTGAGGTGAAAGGTGCAGGCAGGAGAGTGTACCTGTGTAGTCTTCTGAAAAAGTTAAGGACCTTGGGTCACTATATCATTGTCATATGATAGAGCCATCTTTAAAATCCAGCACTGGTATAACTTTAGAACCTATAATAATATGAGTATCTCTCTAACAATGAAAAGCACACCTTCCTCTGTACCTTGGCTGCCACTACACTCAGTCAAAACTGAAGCATCAGCAGCAATTATATCAACCTTAGAAGTTGACACAACTGTGTCCTTTTTCTGGGTTTTGATTTCCTCTATCTATATTTTATCATTACTTCATTGGGTGTTGTTTGTATACGCAGCCCTAAAGCCCCTTGTGGAGACAGGGtatatgaaaaagtttaaaaaaaaaaaaaaaaaaagaaagaaaaagttttaggaaaatacaaataaaaagaaaaatcccatataaaaatatttgtaaatattaaatacctaatatatcataaaaattccttcttcaatttttttcttattttaataaggGAAATAGAATACTAgtgcttaaaaatgaataaaattaatatatatgtataaagtttatgtataatttatatgtacacatataatttataaatgacaaaactTTACTAACCTATACTTATTGCCAAATTACATCCTGCTTGGGAGAGCCACTAGAGGGCTCTCTTATTCAGACATCAAAACAAGAACGTGtaaggttttaaaatttcaaattattttattattagaatcCTCATAATTCTCAGAtttaacaattttcaaaaaaaaggaagtttcttgctttttctcagtATGGGTCaaactaaaagtaaaatgaaaactaaattgtGGTaatactgagggaaaaaaataagatcaagAAAACGAATCAATCTACATTCTTATTTACTACATCCAAACATATCTGTCAGTTTCATTTCATTACCATCTGTCAGTGTTTCTGGAGAAGAACTAGATGATGCTTGAAATGATTTTAGAAATGGGTGGTCCATGGTTGTAACTGGAGAGTCTAAAAATTCAATTGAAGGTGCAcctgagaacaaaataaaagaatggaaattaaATCCTTATTTGTTAGgacaaaaaaaagttatttcaatgCAAAATAAGTTAGAACTTCAGcagaataattagaaaaaaaatctttctataaaaaaggaatttttatttagatgtttATCTGCCATATAAAGTAAAAGGGAATTAGGTAAAAGTATGTTTGTATTTCTCAGATATCGTTTTCACAGAAAAAATTATGCATGAGTGGAACTATGACAAAGAAGTACAAAACCTTAATACAGTCACAAAAACACTATCAAGATAAAACAAGACATTCATGATAAAGAACCTGTAGTTGAAGAGGGCAGAATAAGtgtatttttactctgttcctcacTGGAAAACCATCTCAAAATGAAGtatgaaaaagtaaagaaaaattcaatgaaatgaaaaaatatccaCAACCCCACACCACAAAATTACAAAGGCCAATCGCTAACAACATTGACCTTTGGACCAAAAGGAAGGAAGCTGTAAAGAAAACATATTAAGCACTCTGTCTTCTTCACAAACCACCACCTCCCCTACATTCCTCTCCCCATTtagcagagagggaaggaaataaactTTTAGTCCTATTCGGCTTTTAAAATGAGTCCTCTCTTATGACCTAAACAGTGTGGGACAATGCTCATTCTTTTAGATTCCTGCCCCCTCCTTCTCCAGTTCCTCTCTCATGTGGCTGGAGGTCCACTGAGGTCCTTATGCTGTCTTCTGGTTGCTGCATGCACTACTGATCTCAAATGCTCAAGGTTGGTTAAGTGGTAGTGTAGTCTCACAGCTCGGTAGGGCCTCACACTTGCTTTCTCTAGAAGTACAAATCCATCAATGCCTGCCACTTCTCTACTGAATCCCCCAGAGCTCAGAGGACACACCTCTAGCTCTGCTCAGGATCCCCTTGCCATGACAACTATCATGGCAGGTCCACTGCCTTAGAGCTCAGCGGCCTTCCAAACACCCACTAGGAGCTGGGTATTATGGGCTCCTACATCAAAAAGGAACCAAAGCAGCAAGTTGTCATCTCTGTCCAGGACTCTACATGGCTAATAGAGCAGATGACCCTCTGCCCCAGGCTCCCCTACATCTGAAATCAAGACAAAAACATCTTGCTTCCTCTCCTCACTCTCACCTTTCCTCACCCTACCTTCCCTCAGGGGCCAAAAAGCAGaggttttctctctttctgttatAAAGAAGACTGACAAAATACCAGAAGGCACAAGAAGGCAAAGATGGCAGCTATTTCCACTATCACTTAGCACTGTTTGCAAATGCCAGCCATGGTAATTTGTCGAGAATAAGACCAGAAAtattggaaaaggcaaaaataccaTGATTTATAACAgcaaccatttattttatttttatttttttagagattttatttattcatgagaaatagagagggagaaaggcagagacacaggcagagggaggaccaggctccatgcagggagcccgacgcggaactggatcccgggtctccaggatcccgccctgggccgaaggcggcgctaaacctctgagccaccggggctgcccgcaaccatttattttaaactctAAGATTAAGTAATAAAGGATTGGTAACAAAAGCAGCATAAAACATTTGCTTTtctataaacaaataataatcagctagaaaatataaagaaagggaaaaacccTACATATGGTAGCTATAAAAAAATGGAATacccagaaagaaaattaagaaaaagattgAGGACTTTCATGAAGATAACTTCAGAATTCCAATCAGTGGGAGGCCTAGgtgttgagtatctgccttcggctcagggtgtgatcccgggatccagggattgggtcccacattaggtttcctgcaaggagcctgcttctccctctgcctatgtctctacctccctctctgtgtctctcatgaataaataaaatcttaaaaaaaaaaaaaaaaagaattctactcAGCTACCCAGAAGACAAATGCACAGACTCAAcgttttaaaatatcaattattcCTACATTAATCTACATTCAGCCTGATAACAACTAAATAATTGGatgtttttgtaaaaatagaaTGTTTTGTAAATAATAGAATGTTGCcaaaaaaataatgccaaagttctcaaaaaattagtaagaaaaagcCAGGAAAATTCTTAAGTAATTAAGTCATAAATACtaatttattataaagttttaatATTGAAAACATCATGGTAGTTGCACACAGAAATAGGCAACAGTGAGGCAGACCAATTAGCCCAGAACAATTCTGGATTGAACCCAAGCCTACCACTTACTAACTAGGTCAATaacaaagaactaaaatataCACTTTTCTGTGCTgggtttctttatctataaaataagagtaataataACACCAAACTCAGAGTTATTGTGAGAACTACATGAGTTAATAGATGTAAAGAggctgagggcacctgggtggctcagtcagttgagcagttgagcatctgccttcacctcgggtcatgatctctgggtcctgagatcgagcctgcttctccctttcctctgagCCTATCACCTGCtcatatgctctctttctctttccctctctcatcatctctctcaaataaataaatgaaatcttaaaaaaaaaaatgtaaagaaactagaaagaCTCCTAGAAGTACAAAGCTGcaatcatcatcaacatcatcattattatcattatttttttgccATTGGGAACTGGATTTTCAGTAACTGTTCCACGAGCTTAATACAATCATGCACCCATGAAAAttgaaaaaggatttatttatggaaTTTAACAAGCTAGTTGTAAAATTACCTAGATGAGAGCATACACAGATAAATCAAGGGGAtcttgaaacacacacacaaacaggagGCATTCACCATATCAATATCAAAACAcactatgaaaaataataattaaaaataagtaatattggCAAAAGATAGACAAATAGGCGAATGCCACAAACTAGTAAGTATGACAGAATGTGAGAAATGTAAAGTTTCAAATTATTTGGGAAAGAATAGAATTTGGATAACTTGTCATCAATTTGAACAAAAACTGAAGTTACACATACCTCAcacttccacaaaaaaaaaaaaaatgtgttccaaGTACATGAAAAAGctaaacataaaaaacaaaaaaaattaagtattaaagtgaaataaaggtgaacataattataaaatcgcctccaaaatttaaaaactatacaaaaaaaaataaaaaacaaaaggacagaTTGGAAGAAACTATCTGCAAAATAAATGACAGATTAGTATACAGAATATATCAGACTTcctataaataaatgagaaaagataaaaacataaaagtgagcaaagtatatgaaaagacaaatcacagaaggtaaaatggccaataaatacgAGAAGATTCTCATCCCACTGATAACCAGGGAAATCAGACTGAAATATCATTTTTACATGTCAGACTGACAGAAAATTAGGTTTAACAACATCAGTGACTAGCATAAATGTGAGAAATAGGGAAGctaaaaaaatcagttgaggAAGTATAAACAAATACAGCATTGTTGGAAGGCAATTTGACAGAGTGTATTAAAACTTCCCACATTTCAacccaacaattctacttctctgtgtctaCCTTAGGATCAGATTTTCGAAGCATATAAGGAAACAAGTTCTAGGATGTTTTTGGCAGGactatttgtaaaagaaaaaaaaaggaaatctgacaAAGTgacataatagaatattatgcaggggtttaaaagaattaaatagattTGTGTGTTCTGATATGTTAAGCTCTCCAATTTTTTCcaagttaaaactataaatatgtatgctaaaaagaaaaataaattatcaattgATGACACCAAATTACCCTCTGGGAAAGAATCTAGGGTAAAGAGAAGTGTTCAAGGGGGACTTACAAtacttcatttctattatttgacTCTTTTACAACAAGAtaacattcatttatatttatgtaattttgtgCTGAAAAAAACTGAATACCAAAAAATCCATACACACAGAAGTATTTAAAGTAATTaggaaccgggatccctgggtggcgcagcggtttggcgcctgcctttggcccagggcgcgatcctggagacccgggatcgaatcccacgtcgggctcccggtgcatggagcctgcttctctctctgcctctctgtgtgtgtgtgtgtgtgtgtgtgtgtgtgtgtgtgtgtgtgactatcataaataaataaaaatttaaaaaaaaaagtaattaggaACCATATTCTTCCTAATCCTATTCATTCAActcagaagaataaaaaaaaaatagctcaagaTCTATCCAACTGAACTTTTCcttatattatatacttaaaaccTTCATGTATGCAAGCAGTGTGTGCATACATTATAAATGTGATAacatgtatacacatgcataGGCATATGCACACATAGACATAAGCCTGTTTCTAAAATGAGATGGCTATAATGGCAAAAAATTGCATATAATTGGGCAACAAGTGAAGTGTATTatatcaaataaaagaaatactcagCCACTACAAAGACATGGTTATGGGTTGGGATTTGGGTCCTAGTATTGGGGTAGGAGTGatcttttctcttgtgttttctaTAAGGACCATACAGTGTATAGCGgcaataaaacctttatttaaaaaaatacaaatcaaatgaGAGAAcgttttctagaaaaaaaaaaactaaagaatataAAGTGTGAAACAAATACAGGACTTCACTATCGTCAGCACACATAAAAACAATATGACAAGctcacttaacagactgagccacccaggcgccctatatATATGACAAGCTCACATTCCGTAGATCACCACTTACCAGTCCCACTGTCATCTAATCGCATGTAGCCTTCTGCCAGTGAGCTGAAGCCAGTTAAGCCTCCCATCGCTGCATAAGGAACATCCTGTCCCACTGGTTTTCCCTGAGCCAGTCTTTCTTGCTTAGTTTCCACTACTGTGTCATGAGCATATGCAGGCTGACCACAAGCACAAGTGAAGCAACTATGGAATCCTGAACACTTGGAACCTGAATCAATACATAAAGGGAGTTAAAtatgtctctaaaataagtacTGAGCTCTCTGCCCTAAAAATgcccagcttaaaaaaaaaaaatgcccagctTGGCCACAATCATCTGAATCTGGATCCCTTATATGCTGTCCTCTGGCCTCTACAACTCTAGCCTCCAGCCCCTGAACTCCCTCCCAGCCACTGCTCTTACTCCTGGAAGATGCTGAAATGAGTAAGATAAGGTAAGGAATGTAGCAGgaaaaaagtattcaaaaaaCCAAGTGGGACTAAAAGAAATTGGGGTAACGTTAGAAAGCCAGGAAATACAGGCCTTCTCCTCAAACACTGAGTTAGAAGCAGGTATGGTGAGCCCAGTGGTAGGACCAGGTGAAGAGACAATGTGGAGGCCTCCCTGTGGTTGCCCCATAAAAGTCATATAGGAAAATCAACCCACAGACATAGAAAggacacaatggaatattgtttaacaataaaaaggaaagaagtactcatggatgctacaacatgaatgactCATACaaacattatgcaaagtgaaggaagccagttaCAAAGGGCTACcttattccatttatacaaaatgtctagaataggcaagTCCATACAGACAGGAAGTATTTATTGGTTACCCAGggctggggaagaggaaggaataaagaatgaCTACTAATGGATAtggagtttcttttgggggtgatgaaaatgttctaaaattgactatggtgatggttgcacaattctatAAGTATATTAAAAACCTACTAAACTGTACCCTTGAAATAAATGAGTTATAtgctatgtgaattatatcttaataaaagttttatatatatattaaaagccaCATTGAAGTGGAGGCCAGAATTCACTATTAACAAAATTTTACACACTCACACTTCTAAAAAATGTGTATGGAAACCAAGGCACATAACTAAATTTTATCTAACTACTTCCATACTTAGCCAATGAAATACACTTATTCCTGCCActgtcattaaaaatgttttatgacaTATTTCAATTCCAACTACTATGAAAACTAGAATAACTTACCTCCTGAAGAAAATACTGAAGTAATGTCCTATGTCAAGGGGTTTTTAAAAGGATGATCAAGTGAAAGGGCCTATGTGATAGGGGCTGGGATTTGGGTATAGGTATTGAGGTAAGGGTGCTATCACATATAATGTGCTAAAATTATGTTACTTTTTGCTTTTCCCATCAGCCTGTGTTTTAGGCAATTACATGATAATCTACcaggaaattataaaatctttttcaactTTTCCgatcctttttaaaaacctctcagAATTTAGTTGATAAAATtcccattaaaaaatttaaatctgggtcacctggctggctcagtcagtagagcacactACTCTAAATCTCAAGgttgtgtaaataaataaactaaaatcagATCGCATCTAGGTATTCTTTAAAATCTATTGTTCTCATTAACTTATTTGAATTACATGAGATTACGGCTCTGATTGCAAAACATACAAATCAGAGGTTTTccacaaaaataacattttagagtAGTTCCATCAAGCTTTTCTGAGTTGTTTAATATTGACCACCCAGCTGAATAAAACTGGCAAAAAGGCAtgttaaatattcaataaagaaatacaaacattctGTTGGTATGTTTATAATAATGTAACTCACAGACATTGCATATAAAGCCAGCCGCAGGGCTGTGCTGATCCACAAAGTGCTTGCACCTGCAGCGAATGGGCTGCGTGCCATTCAGAGGGACGTAGAGGTAAGTCCTGCATGGGCAGCCTGTCACTCGGCAAGGGAGACTAATGGGGCGCTGCTGCGGAATCGTTTCAAAGTCAGTTTTATGTTGTTTAtacctaaaagaaataaataaaaaggaggatATTAAAAAACAGTACAAGTATTGCTGGAAATTaccatttctattttgttaaacacaaaattattctttttattttcctgttcttgttagtaaggcaaaaataaactccCTTACAGTATTTCCGTCAGCTATGTCACAAATTGCGTTGGTCAGAAAAAAACCTTCACtcttttagattttcatttttagttactTAAGAAGAATTTTCACAACAATATACAAGGAACTATAACTCCCTTAAAATACTTAGCACTAGTGTGGAAAAAGTTCTTtatcaaaattctttttatcaAAGTACACTACTTAAATTTTTCATAGGTTTGctatttaaaactgaaatgagttcaataaacatatatgaatgtaatttaatttttaaattttaacttcaaaataaagtgtcaacatttttaaaagccaaagctCTTTGTTAAAacacttaattttcttaaataggCCACTCACTTCTTGCTCTTAAGGAGatactcaataaaatattaagcttattattattaatattaatataattggtacaaattaaaatagcaatgagataccatttttcacTTAGCAAAGAAAAAACTATACATAATTCACAATGCTGTCAAGAGTCTTATAGAAGAACCTCTCTCACTTAATGTTTCAAGACAGTTAAGATCCATCCTTTCCATGGTGTATTCAATTTCGCATAAAGCATTTcctaatgtatataattgtcatATCAGTGTTACacccctgaaactaacataaaaatcaactgtacttcaataaacaaataaaaataaaaccatcaaatttaattgaaaaaaatccttcaaCCAGATAGttcatttctcaaaaatataCCCTAATAATTCTGTGTATAGAGATTTGTGCAGAAAGATAATATCAGCAACAGTACTTATAATagcaatacacacacatacacaacataTTAGTAAggaaatgagtaaataaatcactAGACAACAGTTTCTAGAATTTTTAGCACTGGAACCTCTTCCGTAAATATAGTTTTTTACAGAACCATGAtatagaaaatagataaaaagcaGAATTGGATAAAGCAAGGGAAAGAGCCAGAATTGGATTCTGTCCTTCCCTTAACCTGACCTTCCAAGGGTACCCCTGAGACTCCCTCACAGCTCTGGGGAACACACAATACACACCACCGGACTAGATAGCATATTGAGCAGGtattaaaaatcttatttgtGATTACTACACAACAATGTGGAAACATACTTTGTCATACTCTGTCATTAAAAACTTGTTCAATATTTATATGTACACATAATTAGCAACTAAGAAAAACTGCATGAACAGAGTAAAAAGTATTGACGGTAGCTGCCTTTGGGTTGTGAgccttctatttttctatatattcttcatttatctcaataataattacaatatttGTAATAGGGAAAAATAATAGTTTAGACAGGGATCTCACTGAGTGATCAGTACTAAAGAACTTTTCGATTGAATTTAGgttgggttaattttttttttaatttttatttatttataatagtcacacagagagagagagaggcagagacataggcagagggagaagcaggctccatgcactgggagcccaatgtgggattcgatcccgggtctccaggatcgcaccctgggccaaaggcagacgccaaaccgctgcgccacccagggatccctggttgggcTAATTTTGAAGGTTAATTCCAtgcaacataaatatatataaatgagacTGGCACTAAATCTATACAAAGTAAGTGATAAAACCAATACAAATTTACCAAACTCCTCTTCAATTCTAAAAGATATCAACATAACCCTTATCCTCCATTTCTCCACAGTGTTTTTAGTTGGGGTTGCTAAATAAGTTTCAAGTCAATCTATATACAACATTACTCATCCTAGCAACTGCTTAACAACCTTTGGCAGATGGCAAGTCTGTATGTAAATAGCAACTATACAAAGAGTCTCTCATGAAAGAGCCCCAGAAACTATCAGAACAGGGCGGTTCTCCTTCCATGGTTTCTTTGGAACAGAAAGTTAAAAAGTTGTTACCTGAAAACACATAATAGGTTCAGTGATTTTTTCCAAGCAGCAACTCTGTCCTTTTGAGCTTTACAACTGTGACCTGTGACAGCAGTAAAATTTAAAGTAGAACACAACAAACATGGCCAAATGCAAACCTCAGGTACAGGCAATACACACTCAGTGACTGGAATCTCCTgcagtttctttccttctgtgtgcTTTACTTGGGAAAGGACCATTTGTAATAAAAAGTGGTGTGCTTGTATTTTTGTTTAAGAAAGGTatcaacaggggatccctgggtggctcaatggttagacccctgccttcagcccagggtgtgatcctagagacctgggatggagtcctgcatcgggctccctgcatggagcctgcttctccctctgcctgtgtctctgcctctctctgtgggtgtctctcatgaataaataaaatgtttttaaaaaatttttaaagaaaggtatcAACACATGTTTCTTAAAGTACAAAGGGAGATTAGTTAAGTCTGAGGAGAAATGCTTCTTCTATCTATAGGTAAATAACCTGTTCAGTGTGGGTTAACTCAAACTCTTAAAAGCAGTTTGGCATTCTGATGGCCCATCCTTTACTAACTTATCTGGTAGTGGGAGAAGTAGACATCTAGCAAAGCTGCAGGGTCACCACTCATTTTACCAACTGCAAGAGAAGAGATGCTTAGATTGATGGACTCCAGAATAAGTTCTCATAGGATAtaagagaaatttttaattatagaaaaaaaaacactttagacAATTTCTAGGGTATTATATAAAggcctatttttaaatgtttctcaaTTATCACAAATAATGTTATTTACAGAAGGAAGATACGCTGTGctacagttttatattttctaatcacCAGAAAACAGAGCAATATCTTACCTATGTGTACAAAAACACAGTGTCTCTGGCCCCACAAGCTTACAATCCATTCCAGTCGGTGATCGCCAGCTCACAAATAACCTGTTCTGTAAGCGCATcggtaatactttttttttgtattcttcataTTCTTCAGGAGTAAAAAGTTTCCCTCCATCGTCATCACCAACAATTCTACAACAATAAAAACTTCTCTTAAGccttgaatatttattattctacaacaataaaaatttattttaagccttgaatatttattttctaggttAAAAACACTAAACTAAAATTAAACTATGCTTATAAAGTCAAAGGAAATGCTGCTTcagctttgccttttttttttttttttttttttttttttttttacattaggcTTATGTTAATAGCAAAATTACACACAATACTAGTAaagcttgggacacctgggtggctcagtggttgagtgtctgccattggctcagggcatgattttgggttccaggattgagtcccacattgcagggggcccgcttctccctctgcctatgtctctgcctctctctttctgtgtctctcatgaataaacaaaatcttaaaaaaaaaaaaaaaaaaaaaaacacttctctaaaaaaaatagtagtaaagCTTTTGCTTTCCAAGTAAAAgaggattataaaaaaaaaaaaaaaaaactcttgaacTCATGACATCTGACTTTACTGATCCAGGTTTACCACCGAACAATTACCGCAAATTcaatctcattttctcctttgattCTGAAGCAAACATGTTCACACTTTTCAATAAAAACTggagcctgggatgcctgggtggctcagcagttgagtggctcagcagttgagcgtctgcctttcgttcagggtgtgatcctgggtcctgggatgaagctccgcatcaggctcactgcatggagcctgcttctccccctgcctatgtctctgcttctttctgtgtctctcgtgaataaataaaattttttaaaaaataaaaaaattaaagctgatGCCTAACCTgctaaaaaaatctaatatttcccttctttaaaaatagtactcctgggacacctgggtggctcaggaggttgagcatctgcctttggctcagggcatgatccctggatcccaggataaTCATTGTTTAATTCCAAAACATCAACTTTAAAGTTTTATGGGAAAAATTAAGCTACcactatttcttaatttcttaagaaattaagAGTTGACATccctggagaaaaaggaagcacaAGTAAAACAATTTATTCAGAATTGAAGAAACTTCTCCTTGAAAATATCACCCCTTAAAAGTCATGAAAGATGTTTGTTTGTAGGATGCTACTTAATTTTTTGTGCAATCCATACTTTTTCCATACTTTCAAGCCTTTAGCTAAGgtagata
Proteins encoded in this region:
- the FAM221A gene encoding protein FAM221A isoform X3 — its product is MERLTLPSGGAAAVDDYLEYRRIVGDDDGGKLFTPEEYEEYKKKVLPMRLQNRLFVSWRSPTGMDCKLVGPETLCFCTHRYKQHKTDFETIPQQRPISLPCRVTGCPCRTYLYVPLNGTQPIRCRCKHFVDQHSPAAGFICNVCAPSIEFLDSPVTTMDHPFLKSFQASSSSSPETLTDAGTSSQVSSIKRPEEDDMAFFERRYQERIKMEKVAKQKGKAPLPSSTKPS
- the FAM221A gene encoding protein FAM221A isoform X4, whose translation is MERLTLPSGGAAAVDDYLEYRRIVGDDDGGKLFTPEEYEEYKKKVLPMRLQNRLFVSWRSPTGMDCKLVGPETLCFCTHRYKQHKTDFETIPQQRPISLPCRVTGCPCRTYLYVPLNGTQPIRCRCKHFVDQHSPAAGFICNVCAPSIEFLDSPVTTMDHPFLKSFQASSSSSPETLTDGTSSQVSSIKRPEEDDMAFFERRYQERIKMEKVAKQKGKAPLPSSTKPS
- the FAM221A gene encoding protein FAM221A isoform X1; translated protein: MERLTLPSGGAAAVDDYLEYRRIVGDDDGGKLFTPEEYEEYKKKVLPMRLQNRLFVSWRSPTGMDCKLVGPETLCFCTHRYKQHKTDFETIPQQRPISLPCRVTGCPCRTYLYVPLNGTQPIRCRCKHFVDQHSPAAGFICNVCSKCSGFHSCFTCACGQPAYAHDTVVETKQERLAQGKPVGQDVPYAAMGGLTGFSSLAEGYMRLDDSGTGAPSIEFLDSPVTTMDHPFLKSFQASSSSSPETLTDAGTSSQVSSIKRPEEDDMAFFERRYQERIKMEKVAKQKGKAPLPSSTKPS
- the FAM221A gene encoding protein FAM221A isoform X2, yielding MERLTLPSGGAAAVDDYLEYRRIVGDDDGGKLFTPEEYEEYKKKVLPMRLQNRLFVSWRSPTGMDCKLVGPETLCFCTHRYKQHKTDFETIPQQRPISLPCRVTGCPCRTYLYVPLNGTQPIRCRCKHFVDQHSPAAGFICNVCSKCSGFHSCFTCACGQPAYAHDTVVETKQERLAQGKPVGQDVPYAAMGGLTGFSSLAEGYMRLDDSGTGAPSIEFLDSPVTTMDHPFLKSFQASSSSSPETLTDGTSSQVSSIKRPEEDDMAFFERRYQERIKMEKVAKQKGKAPLPSSTKPS